DNA sequence from the Cupriavidus oxalaticus genome:
GGCTCCCCGGCGGCACGGTTCGGCTTTCCGGAGGCCGGCATCGGCCTGGTGCCAGGGCAAATCCTCCCTTTCGTCAGCGCACGCGTGGGCGACCAGGTGGCGCGCCGGCTCATGCTCACCGGCGAACGGATCAATGGCGTAGAGGCGCACCGTATCGGCTTGCTGGATTACCTTGCCCAATCCGAGGAGGCACTGCCAGTGCGCGTGCAGGAAGTTCTGGAATTCGTCGTGGCCACGGCACCCGCGGCCAGCGTCGCGACCAAGTCCCTGCTGGCACAGGCCCGCCCGCTGTCAGCCCAGCCGCACGAGGCATTGAAAAACTACCTGGATGCAGCCTCCGTGAAGTTTGCGCAGCAGATGCGCTCCGAGGCGGTGGAAGGTGTAACCGCCGCGCGGGAGCGCCGGCCGGCGCGCTGGAACGTGGGTGCCGGACTGCCGCCGCTGGCGGCCAACTGAACAGCAAGCTTCGCACGTCAACATTCTGGAGGAAACGAGCAATGGCATCACTGGACGGCTTGAAGGTCGTGGACCTGTCCCGGGTACTTGGCGGTCCGCTGTGTGGGCAGATTCTCGGCGATCATGGTGCCAACGTGATCAAGGTAGAGGGTCCGATGGGCGATGAGACGCGTACCTGGGGGCCGCCCTTCAATGAGGCGGGCATGGCCTCGTACTTCGCCGGCATCAATCGCAACAAGCGCACCGTATGCCTCGACCTCGCGTTGCCCGAGGGACGCGCAGTGCTGATGCAATTGCTTGCCGACGCGGATGTGCTGATCGAGAACTTCAAGGTTGGCACGCTGGAGCGTTGGGAGATGGGCTATGACGACGTGCTCTCCACACGCTTTCCGAGGCTCATCCATTGCCGTGTCACCGGCTTCGGTGCGACGGGGCCGCTCGGCGGGCTGCCCGGCTACGACGCTGCGGTGCAGGCGCTCGGTGGCATCATGAGCATCAATGGCGATCCGGATGGCATGGCTACGCGTGTCGGCGTGCCGATCGTGGATGTGACGACCGGATTGAGCGCCGTCATCGGCGTCTTGCTGGCCTTGCACGAGCGCGAGCGCAGCGGCAGGGGGCAATCCATCGAGTCGGCCCTGTACGACAACGCGCTGTTTTCGCTATACCCGCACTCCATCAACACACTATTCACCGGCAAGGCTCCAATGAGGTCCGGCAATGGCCATCCGAACATCGCGCCCTACGATACCTATGCGACGGCCACCGAGCCCATCTATCTCGCGGTCGGCAACAACGGCCAGTTTCAGCGGCTGTGCGAAGCGGTGGAGCGCACGGAACTGGCGGCCGATGCGCGCTACGTGACCAATGCCCAGCGCGCCGTGCATCGCTTCGAGCTCAAGCGCGATCTCGAGGCGGCCTTCAGCCGCTTCGAAGCGCAGTCGCTGTTCGAGCGCCTGGTGGCGGCTGGCGTGCCGTGCGGTGTCATCCACAACGTCGTCGAGGCACTGAACCACCCGCATACCGCGCACCGTGGCATGGTGGCAGAAATCGGCAACTTCAAGTCGGTCGCTTCCCCCGTCAAACTCAGCCGCACACCGGCAACGTACCGTGAGGCGCCGCAACAGATTGGCGCCAGCACGGTGGAGGTGCTGCGCGAGGCAGGCCTTACCGATTCACAAATTGAAAGGCTAATTGACCAGGGCGTGGCGCTTCAGCGAAGGCAGGTTTCGTAATGCGGCAACAATTTTCTTAACCAACACAAGGGTGATCCCCCAGCCCTGCGCGTCGCGGACGCATCGCATATCCGCCGCTACCACGCGCTGTCCGCACCGCCCGGGCCGCGGGTGCGGTGGCCGGCAAACCGCTCGAGCATGAAATCCACCAGCGCCCGCACCTTGTCGGGCCGGTGGTTGCGCGCCGGGAACACCAGGTAGATGTCCGCCGGCGCCAGTTGCCACTGCGGCAGCACGCGGCGCAGCGCGCCGCTGCGCAGGTGCTCGGCCACGTCCCATTCGGAGCGCACCAGCAGCCCTTGCCCGTCGAGTGCCCATGCCAGCGCCGATTCGCCGTCGTTGGTGCTCATGGTGCCGCGCACCTTGACCGTTTCCTGCTGCGCGCCGCTGCGCAGGTGCCAGGTGCCGAAGGTCTCGTCGGCCTCGCGGATAAAGATGCAGTTGTGCCGCGCCAGCTCGCGCGGATTCGCCGGCTCGCCGGCGGCCTGCAGGTAGGACGGCGCGGCGCATAGCAGGCGGCGGTTATTGGCGAGCAGCCGCGCGGTGAGCCGCACGTCGGGCAGCTCGCCGAAATGGATCAGCGCGTCCAGGCCCTGTTCGACCAGGTTGAGCGGCCGGTCGCTCAGGTGCAGCTGCACCTCGATCCTGGGAAACGCGCGCGCGAATGCCGACAGCGCCGGCGCGATATGGCGGCGGCCGAAACCCAGCGTTGCCCCGATCTTCAGCAGGCCGTGCGGCGTGCCGCTGCTGCCGGCGATGGCGCGTTCCAGCGCTTCCATTTCCGCCAGGATGCGCGCACCTTCGACCAGGTAGCTTTCGCCCTCCGGCGTCAGGCTGATGCGGCGCGTGGTCCGGTGCAGCAGCCGCACGCCCAGCCGTGCCTCCAGCGCGGCCAGGCGCTTGCTGACCGCGGGCGGCGTCACGCCCAGTTCCTGCGCGGCCGCGGCCAGGCTGCCGTGCTTGTTGATGCACTGGAAGAAGGCGAGGTCGGAGAAGTTGTCCATTGGTGAATTGCATGAACTAAAGAAGTAACGGTACCTGAATTATGTTTCTGTCAGGCAATGATACGATCGTTTCCACAACAATTCATCCCACAGGAGACGCCCGTGAAACTTGTCCGCCTGACTGCCTTGCTGGCCTGTGCCGCAGCTTGCGCCGCCATTGCCGGCACCGCCGCCGCCCAGTCCTATCCCCAGCGCCCGGTCCGCCTGATCGTGCCCTATGCCCCCGGCGGCAGCGCCGACATCGCCGCGCGCCTGGTCGCCGATGCCTGGGCCAGGAGCATGGGCGGCACCATCGTGGTGGAGAACCGCGCCGGCGCGGGCGGCAACATCGGCGTCGACGCGGTCGCCAAGGCGCCCGCCGATGGCTACACCGTCGGCCTGCAGACGGTGTCGCTGGCCATCAATCCCGGCCTGTTCCCGCGCATGCCGTACGACACGCTGAAGGATCTCGCGCCGATCGGCATGGTCGCCAGCTCGCAGCACGTGCTGGTGGTCAACAACAACATCCCGGCGAAAACGCTGCCGGAACTGATCGCCGCGGCCAAGGCCCAGCCGGGCAAGCTGACCTACGGCTCGGCCGGCAATGGCAGCACCTTCCATATGTCGGCCGAGCTGTTCAAGTCCGTGGCCAACGTGCAGATCGTCCACGTGCCGTACCGCGGCGGCGGCCCGGCGCTGGTCGACACCATTGCCGGCCAGGTCGACATGAGCTTCCCGGTGGTGTCCGCGGCCCAGCAGCATGTGCAGGGCGGCAAGCTCAAGGCGCTGGCCGTGACCGGTTCGAAGCGCTCCGCCCAGCTGCCGAACGTGCCGACGGCGGCGGAGGCCGGCCTGCCGGGCTACAGCTTCGAAACCTGGTTCATGGTGTTCGCGCCCACGGGCACGCCCAAGCCGGTCATCGACAAACTCAACACCGCGCTGAACGCCGCGCTGGCGACGCCGGCCACGCGGGACCGGATGCTCAGGGAAGGCTTCGAGCCGACGCCGGGCACGCCCGCGGCCGCCCGGCAGCGGCTGGAAAAAGAAATGCCCCTGTGGGCCGACCTGATCAAGCAGCGCGGCATCACCGCGGAATGACCGCGGAATGACCGTCATACCGTTACCAAGGCTTGTGCCATGACACCCCGGACCCTGTACCAGAAGCTGGTCGACTCCCATACCGTCGCCAGCATCGACGACGACAACGTGCTGTTGTATTGCGACCTGCACCTGATGAACGAATACACCAGCCCGCAGGCCTTCGCCGGCCTGCATGAGCAGGGGCGCGGCGTACTGGTGCCGGGGCAGAACGTGGCCGTGGTCAGCCATATCATTCCCACCCACCCCGGCGCGATCCGCGTGATCGCCGATCCGGCGTCGGCGCTGCAGGCCACCAACCTGCACGCCAATTGCGAGCGGCACGCGATCCCGCTGTTCGACACCAACGACGCGCTGCAGGGCATCGAGCACGTGGTGGCGCCCGAGCACGGCATGATCCGCCCGGGCATGGTGGTGATCTGCGGCGACAGCCACACCACCACCTACGGTGCGCTCGGCGCGCTGGGCTTCGGCATCGGCACGTCGGAGGTCGAACACGTGCTGGCCACGCAGACGCTGGTCTACCGGATGGCAAAGACCATGCGCATCCGCTTGGACGGCAAGCTGCCGGTCGGGACCACCGCCAAGGACCTGATCCTGCGCATCATCGGGGCGATCGGCGCACAGGGTGCGCGCGGCTACGTGGTGGAGTACTGCGGGTCGGCCATCCGCGAGCTGAGCATCGAAGCCCGCTTCACGCTGTGCAACATGACGGTCGAGGCCGCCGCGCGCGGCGCGCTGATTGCGCCGGACGAGGCCGCCATCGACTACGTGCTGCGCCGCGCGCCGGATATCGCTGGTGCCCAGCGCGACGCCGCGCTGCAGTACTGGCAGACGCTGCACAGCGACGCCGGCGCGCAGTTCGACATGGAATACGCGTTCGACGCCAGCCAGGTCGAGCCGCACGTGACCTGGGGCACCAGCCCCGACCAGGTGCTGCCGGTGTCGGGCCAGGTGCCGTTTCCCGAAGACCAGATCGACGAGGCGGCGCAGCGCTCGGTCGAGCGCGCGCTGGCCTACACGCACCTGCAGCCGGGCGCGACGCTGGCCGGTACGCCGATCCAGCACGTCTTCATCGGCTCATGCACCAACGGCCGCATCGAAGACCTGCGCGCGGTCGCCAGCGTGGTGCGCGGCAAGACCGTTGCCGCGGGCGTGCGTGCCATGGTCGTGCCGGGATCGGGCGCGGTAAAAGCGCAGGCCGAGCGCGAAGGGCTGGCCGACATCCTCACCGCGGCGGGTTTCGAATGGCGCCAGCCCGGCTGCTCGATGTGCCTGGCCATGAATGACGACGTGCTCGCCGACGGCGTGCGCTGCGCCTCCACCACCAACCGCAATTTCGAAGGCCGGCAGGGGCGGGGTGCCATCACCCACCTGATGAGCCCGGCCATGGCGGCCGCGGCGGCCATTACCGGCGCGATCACCGACGTCCGCCAGCTGGAGCTGTCCCATGCCTGAACTTTCCTGCCTCACCGGCAAAGCCGCCGCGCTCCGTTTCGAGAACCTCGACACCGACCAGATCATTCCGAAGCAGTTCCTGCGCGGCATCGACAAGTCCGGGCTGGCCGAAGGCATTCTCTATGACCACCGCTTCGACGCCACCGGCGCGCAACGCCCGGAGTTCGTGCTGAACCGGCCGGAGTACGCCGATACGAGCATCCTGATCGGTGGCGCCAACTTCGGCTGCGGCTCCAGCCGCGAGCATGCCGTGTGGGGCCTGCAGCAGTTCGGCATCCGCGCGGTGATCGCGCCCAGCTTCGGCGAGATCTTCTACTCGAATGCGATGAACAACCGGCTGCTGCTGGTGATGCTGCCGCGCGAGGTGATCGAGCGGCTGATGGGCGCGGCAGATGCCGACAGCGCCAATGAGATCCGCATCGATGTCGAGGCCATGCAGGTGCGCACACCGGCAGGCGACTTCCCGTTCGAACTGTCGGCGCGGCATCGCCGCATGTTTCTCGAGGGACTCGACATGATCGGGCTGTCGCTGAAGCAGCGCGACGAGATCGAGCAGTTTGCGCGGCGCTACTGGGATACGTTCCCGTGGGCGAAGGATGTCGCCCGGCGCACCCGCGACCGGCTGGGCACGACCTGAGCCCTCCGCTGCCGCGCCAGCCTTGCTGGCGGGCAGTAGTTCGACATCGACAGCGCTCGATGCGAATTCCATGCATCCGCGGCCGCGCGTGGCTATGCTTGGCATATCTCCGCCACCTTCGGGCAGGCATGCAGCCCCGGACAAATGCCATGACGACGAACGACGACAGCGCGGGCCCGGCGCCGGCCGACGCGGCCCGGACCGCCGGCGCGCGCCTGCTGGCCGCGATGAGCCACGAGATCCGCACGCCGCTGTACGGCATGCTCGGCACGCTGGAACTGCTGTCGATGAGCGAGCTGGACGCAGGGCAGCGCCAGCAGGTGGCGACCATTACCGAGTCGTCGCGGGTGCTGCTGCAGATGCTCGATGACCTGCTCGACTTCTCGCGCATCGAAGCCGGCCAGATCAGACTGGACGCGGTGCCGTTCGATCCGGTGGCGCTGGCCGAAACCGTGGCGCGCGCGCAGGAGCCGCTGGCCCTGCACAAGGGCGTGGCCCTGGACTGCGACCTGCAGCCGGGCCTGCCGTGGCTGCTGGGCGATCCGCTGCGCGTGCGGCAGGTGCTGGCCAACCTGTTGCGCAATGCGATCAAGTTCACCGCGCAAGGGCGCGTCACGCTGCGCATGTGGCAGGAACCGCAGCCCTCGGCGGACCAGGTCACGCTGATGCTGGAAGTGGCCGACACCGGCCCCGGCATCGATGGCGCGCTGCTGCCGCACCTGTTCGAGCCCTTCACGCAGGGCGATGCCACGCGCGCGGCCGAACCCGGCGGCGCCGGGCTCGGGCTGACCGTCTGCAGGAAACTGGCCCGGCTGATGGGCGGCGACATCACCGCCGACAGCTCGCCGGGCCAGGGCAGCCGCTTTACCGTTGCGTTGCAGCTGCCTGTCACCGCCTCACGGCCGGCGCCCGGCGCCGCCGGTGCCGGTGCGGCGCCAGCGATGCCGGTGCTGCCGCAGCTCGGGCTGCGCGTGCTGGTCGTGGAGGATCATCCGCACAACCGGCTATTGCTGCGTGGCCAGCTGGAGCGGCTTGGCTGCGCGGTGCAACTGGCGGGCGACGGCGCGCAGGGGCTGGCGGCATGCACGGCAGGGGCCTTCGACGTCGTGCTGACCGATGTGCAGATGCCGGTCATGGATGGCTACGCGCTCAGCCGCCGGCTGCGCGCGGCGGGCAACCCGGTGCGCATCGTCGCGCTGACCGCCAACGCCGGCGCCGGCGAAGCCGATCGCTGCCATGACGCCGGCATGGACCGCTGCCTCGTCAAGCCCGTGCTGCTGCAGGAGCTGGCGGCGTGCCTGCAAGCGCTGATGCCGGGGCGCGCTCAGGCGTCGCCGTGCGTTAGCGCCGACGCCGATGCCGCGCTGCTGGCGCGGAGCGTGCATGCCGATTTCGATGCCTTGCTTGCCGCTGCCGCCAGCGGCGACCTGGGCGCGGTACAGGCGCACGCGCAGCGCATGCGCGGCGCGCTCGCGCAGGTCGATGCCGCGCGCGACGCGGCGGAGCTGTGCCGCGAACTGGAGGCCGGCGCCGCGTGGGCCGTGCAGGCGACGCAGGACCGCATCGGCGAACTCGGCCTGATCCTGGATGCCTGCCTGCCCGGCTACCGCCATTCACGCTTGTCGCCATGATCCGGGCCGGATCGCGGACGCCCACCCGGTCATCGTCATCGGGATCCTGCGCGGGATCCTGCGCGCGCCCGCGGTGATCTACCTGCGGCCCCGCCTCACGCAAGGGCGCCGGGCGCCTGCAAGGCTTCGTCCCGCTCCCACGCGACGCAGTTGCGGCCGCGGTTCTTGGCCGCGTAGAGCACGTGGTCGGCGCGCATCAGCAGCGTATCCAGGTCTTCGCCGGGCCGCAGCGTCGCCACGCCGAAGCTGGCGGTCACGCGGTGCACGCCGGGCAGTACCGTCATCGGCGTGTGTTCGAGCGTATGGCGCAGGCGCTCGGCCAGTTGCAGCGCGGCGTCGGGCGCGGTATCGGGCAGCAGCACGACAAACTCTTCGCCGCCCAGCCGCGCCGCGATATCGCGCCGGCGGATGCCGCCGGCGATGATCTGGCCGAACTGCGCCAGCACCGCGTCGCCGGCGCTGTGGCCGTAGTTGTCGTTGATGAACTTGAAGAAGTCGAGGTCGCACACCAGCAGGCTGAGCGGCTGCCCGGGCGGCGGCGGGATCTGTTGCACGGCGAGCGCGGCCAGGCCGCGGCGGGTATGCAGCAGCGTCAGCGGGTCGGTGTCGCGCTCGTGCCGCAGGCCGACGATGATGTCCTGCACCGCCGCGGCCAGCAACGCCAGGGCCAGCGCCATCAGCAGCAGCGCCAGCGTGGCCTGCAGCCACAGCCAGTAGGCCGATCGGATAAAGGTGGCCGGATCGTGCGATGCGGCCGGGATCACGGTCAGCACGGTGCGCGGCAGGAAATGCAGCGAGAACAGCAGGTAGACCCAGAACAGCACGCGGTCCGCCAGGCGCCCGGCGCGCAGCCGGGCCAGCGCCGGCATGCCCAGCAGCAGGATCATGGCGATGCCGACGTTCAGGATGTAGATGCGCGCCACCAGCCGCGGCTGCACCAGGTCGAACCACG
Encoded proteins:
- a CDS encoding enoyl-CoA hydratase/isomerase family protein encodes the protein MTSSVSPTLIETAAPTATAEAPFVRTAIDGAVFRIELNRSDARNPLSAEMVTALSKAVDRAEQMDDVRVILFTAAGKAFSAGGDLGNITDRLAVKPGADGRDPIAVGNRRYGEFLSRLAQSPKVTVACVNGAAMGGGAGLVCAVDIAVGSPAARFGFPEAGIGLVPGQILPFVSARVGDQVARRLMLTGERINGVEAHRIGLLDYLAQSEEALPVRVQEVLEFVVATAPAASVATKSLLAQARPLSAQPHEALKNYLDAASVKFAQQMRSEAVEGVTAARERRPARWNVGAGLPPLAAN
- a CDS encoding CaiB/BaiF CoA transferase family protein encodes the protein MASLDGLKVVDLSRVLGGPLCGQILGDHGANVIKVEGPMGDETRTWGPPFNEAGMASYFAGINRNKRTVCLDLALPEGRAVLMQLLADADVLIENFKVGTLERWEMGYDDVLSTRFPRLIHCRVTGFGATGPLGGLPGYDAAVQALGGIMSINGDPDGMATRVGVPIVDVTTGLSAVIGVLLALHERERSGRGQSIESALYDNALFSLYPHSINTLFTGKAPMRSGNGHPNIAPYDTYATATEPIYLAVGNNGQFQRLCEAVERTELAADARYVTNAQRAVHRFELKRDLEAAFSRFEAQSLFERLVAAGVPCGVIHNVVEALNHPHTAHRGMVAEIGNFKSVASPVKLSRTPATYREAPQQIGASTVEVLREAGLTDSQIERLIDQGVALQRRQVS
- a CDS encoding LysR family transcriptional regulator, whose product is MDNFSDLAFFQCINKHGSLAAAAQELGVTPPAVSKRLAALEARLGVRLLHRTTRRISLTPEGESYLVEGARILAEMEALERAIAGSSGTPHGLLKIGATLGFGRRHIAPALSAFARAFPRIEVQLHLSDRPLNLVEQGLDALIHFGELPDVRLTARLLANNRRLLCAAPSYLQAAGEPANPRELARHNCIFIREADETFGTWHLRSGAQQETVKVRGTMSTNDGESALAWALDGQGLLVRSEWDVAEHLRSGALRRVLPQWQLAPADIYLVFPARNHRPDKVRALVDFMLERFAGHRTRGPGGADSAW
- a CDS encoding tripartite tricarboxylate transporter substrate binding protein, encoding MKLVRLTALLACAAACAAIAGTAAAQSYPQRPVRLIVPYAPGGSADIAARLVADAWARSMGGTIVVENRAGAGGNIGVDAVAKAPADGYTVGLQTVSLAINPGLFPRMPYDTLKDLAPIGMVASSQHVLVVNNNIPAKTLPELIAAAKAQPGKLTYGSAGNGSTFHMSAELFKSVANVQIVHVPYRGGGPALVDTIAGQVDMSFPVVSAAQQHVQGGKLKALAVTGSKRSAQLPNVPTAAEAGLPGYSFETWFMVFAPTGTPKPVIDKLNTALNAALATPATRDRMLREGFEPTPGTPAAARQRLEKEMPLWADLIKQRGITAE
- the leuC gene encoding 3-isopropylmalate dehydratase large subunit, with translation MTPRTLYQKLVDSHTVASIDDDNVLLYCDLHLMNEYTSPQAFAGLHEQGRGVLVPGQNVAVVSHIIPTHPGAIRVIADPASALQATNLHANCERHAIPLFDTNDALQGIEHVVAPEHGMIRPGMVVICGDSHTTTYGALGALGFGIGTSEVEHVLATQTLVYRMAKTMRIRLDGKLPVGTTAKDLILRIIGAIGAQGARGYVVEYCGSAIRELSIEARFTLCNMTVEAAARGALIAPDEAAIDYVLRRAPDIAGAQRDAALQYWQTLHSDAGAQFDMEYAFDASQVEPHVTWGTSPDQVLPVSGQVPFPEDQIDEAAQRSVERALAYTHLQPGATLAGTPIQHVFIGSCTNGRIEDLRAVASVVRGKTVAAGVRAMVVPGSGAVKAQAEREGLADILTAAGFEWRQPGCSMCLAMNDDVLADGVRCASTTNRNFEGRQGRGAITHLMSPAMAAAAAITGAITDVRQLELSHA
- the leuD gene encoding 3-isopropylmalate dehydratase small subunit, giving the protein MPELSCLTGKAAALRFENLDTDQIIPKQFLRGIDKSGLAEGILYDHRFDATGAQRPEFVLNRPEYADTSILIGGANFGCGSSREHAVWGLQQFGIRAVIAPSFGEIFYSNAMNNRLLLVMLPREVIERLMGAADADSANEIRIDVEAMQVRTPAGDFPFELSARHRRMFLEGLDMIGLSLKQRDEIEQFARRYWDTFPWAKDVARRTRDRLGTT
- a CDS encoding ATP-binding protein; amino-acid sequence: MTTNDDSAGPAPADAARTAGARLLAAMSHEIRTPLYGMLGTLELLSMSELDAGQRQQVATITESSRVLLQMLDDLLDFSRIEAGQIRLDAVPFDPVALAETVARAQEPLALHKGVALDCDLQPGLPWLLGDPLRVRQVLANLLRNAIKFTAQGRVTLRMWQEPQPSADQVTLMLEVADTGPGIDGALLPHLFEPFTQGDATRAAEPGGAGLGLTVCRKLARLMGGDITADSSPGQGSRFTVALQLPVTASRPAPGAAGAGAAPAMPVLPQLGLRVLVVEDHPHNRLLLRGQLERLGCAVQLAGDGAQGLAACTAGAFDVVLTDVQMPVMDGYALSRRLRAAGNPVRIVALTANAGAGEADRCHDAGMDRCLVKPVLLQELAACLQALMPGRAQASPCVSADADAALLARSVHADFDALLAAAASGDLGAVQAHAQRMRGALAQVDAARDAAELCRELEAGAAWAVQATQDRIGELGLILDACLPGYRHSRLSP
- a CDS encoding GGDEF domain-containing protein, translated to MLQDAGRFLALVNPAIAIAFSLCFVLAWRYERTRHYLLLPAAAYGMYAIAITLQIVWPPRPGGGQATVTGLLYLGSGVLLLRGMLARIGARVDTCTQVALPLALLGAIAWFDLVQPRLVARIYILNVGIAMILLLGMPALARLRAGRLADRVLFWVYLLFSLHFLPRTVLTVIPAASHDPATFIRSAYWLWLQATLALLLMALALALLAAAVQDIIVGLRHERDTDPLTLLHTRRGLAALAVQQIPPPPGQPLSLLVCDLDFFKFINDNYGHSAGDAVLAQFGQIIAGGIRRRDIAARLGGEEFVVLLPDTAPDAALQLAERLRHTLEHTPMTVLPGVHRVTASFGVATLRPGEDLDTLLMRADHVLYAAKNRGRNCVAWERDEALQAPGALA